The nucleotide window CGGCTATGAGATTATTCAAATTAAAAAGTGCTTCTCCGTGTAAGTCAAATCCAAGAATATCCTGTTTGATTTTTGTGGTAGTCGTGTTTACCGATATTATTCCGGGAGGAATAATACTTCCAGAAATAGTGGTGTGAGGAATCCATGTATTGATATCCCATATTCCGGTTTCTAGTCGCAGACCCACTCCTGGTGTCAGCCATTTTCCTCCAAAGATATTTATTACCGGGGGGGCAAGTTTTATAGAAGAGTTACCCGAGCTACCGAATCCTTTTTCAAGGGAGTGGTTACTGATCCCAGCTCCAATCCCAGCCCCGATGAACCAGTTATCTGACGATTTACTTGTGGTAAGCTTTGGGAAATTGTTTGAATCACTTACTTGTGCTTGGGTAAATGGTAGACAAACAGTAAAAAGAAGAAAGAGAAAATGTTGTTTCTTCATAATCCAGACTTTAATATTGCAAATATAAAAGATTTCACATCTGTCAGCTAACAAATCTCTAAAAATTTGAAGAGTATGTTTGCTAAGTTATAATATGCTGCAAAGGGATAGTCGGTTTATAAGATACAACATTGCTGTTTTATTAAAAGTTTGAATAAAAGCTACCCTATAAATCGATTCATTCTAAAACAATATAGAAAGAAGGCGACTTATAGGGTAGCTTATTTGTAGCAGAATAGCTTATACTATTTGACTACGTAACTTTTCTATTATTAAGAGTCCTATTATATATATAAATGAGATGAAACACCCAACTGTAAACCCTATTGCAGTGCCTTTTATTTTACCAATTCGTATTTTTTCTAATGGGAAAATAGGGGCATCAATTATTTGTATGAGAGGGGTTTCTCTTCCTAAGCTGATTTTTAGCATTTCCAGGTTTTTCTTCATTTCAATATAAGCATTAGCGGAAACCTGTATATCTGTTTGTTTTTTTGCAAGACCTATGCCTGCAGAAGGCTTAACTGCATTAAGTAGATTGTCTGCCATAAATGCTCGTTGAGAAACGGCTCTGTCAAGTTCAGCTTTGATAGAATCAGTTTGGTGCTTTAACGTTTCGTAGTTTTGACGGGTAATTTTTGTTTTTGTATCAACGTAAAATTGTGTTGTTACTTGAGTTAAGTTCTCTACGAAATATTTTGATAAAGCTTCATTCTCAGAAACAAAAGAAATATCTCCGATGCTTAGCTTTTTACTTCTTCTACTAACAGTTAGCAATGGCTTTTTTAAGATCTGTCCGTAGATTAATTTGATAATGCTATCCTGAGGTCTGCTAAACGTTTCCTGTTTTTGATCAATTGGAAAGTTTAATTCTCTTATCTCTTTGAATTTGCTTTTTTTCCATTTTTCATCCAACTCATACGTCTTAATATATAGATTGAGAAGATTGGTTTTTTGGTTGTCAATCGTAATTGGAGATAAAAGTGTTTTTTCAATGAGGTAATGAGAGGTAAATAGTTCAAAAAGATTATCTCCTCCAAAGGCTCCACTTGAAGAACCTCCTAATGAGAATCCAAACTGACTGGCCAGATTTGATATTCCACTTGCTTTTTCATCATCTTCAACTGCAAAAGAGAGAGAAGCTGTGTATTTGGGCTTAGTGGTTAAAGAGATTGTAAGTCCAATTGCTGCAGACAGCGCTATTATTATTGAAATTGTGATTGATTTCTTTCGAATCAACCTTTTTACGTCTTTAAAGTGTTTGATTAAATCCTTAATGGATATTTCGCCGTCTTCGTTTATAATATTTTCTTCCATATATTCCAGTATCTCTTTTGTATTAATCTTTTAGAGGCGTTTAAAACGATTTTATTACGCTTAATAATATAGCTAATACAGAAACCAAACTTGTTGAAATAGCAACTGTCTCTGCAGTAGTCATTGATTTTCTAACTGGTTTCTCTGGTACAATAATGCGTGATCCCGGTTTTACTTTCGGGTAAAATTTAAGTCCTAAAAAGCAGGTCGTAACCTCTACTGAACCATTGGCATGTATAATGTAAGATTTACTCGTTTTAGCATTTGTACTATACCCACCTGCATTGTTGACATAAAAGCCAAAAGATTTTCCTTTTTGATAACGAACGGTATTTGGACGCAGCACTTCTCCGTTTATTGTGACTGTTTCAAGGGATTTAGGAATAGATAATACATCACCGGCTTCAAGTTTAAGATCGTAGTCCGAACCCGGTTTTTTCAATATCTTTTCAAGGTTAATCGCAACGGTTTGAGTTTCATTGAGAATTTCTTTCTTAACTCTTAGGCTGTCAATTTCATTTCCTTTTTTTATCACTTTTGAAGATATACTACCGGAGATGTCTTCCAGTAATTTCTTCTGGGATTCATTACTCTCTAACTTGCGAATTAAGAAAGCGCCTTCTGGGTAAGCGTAGTTTGTTAAACCTCCGGCTAATTTAATCAGATCTGAAATTCGCTGGTTCTTTGAGGTTATTACATAACTACCTGCAGATCTGACTTCACCCTCGATCTTAACATCTTTCATATTCTCAAATCCAAAAATTGGACGAATCATGACGCGGTCTTCTCTTTTTAATTTGAAAGAAGCAGTCTGCTCAAGTGACAGGTTTTTGTCCATCCGGATTTTAAATGATTCCGCTTTGTTGATATTTTTATTCAGAATATTTTCATCCGTAATTTGGCGATATATTTCAATTTCACCTACGTTAGCCGTATTCTTAAATCCATTTGACATCAGGATAATATCCTTTAGGCTCATACCTTCAGCAAAAGGAAATCTTCCAGGGTTCATCACTTCCCCTGAAATATAAACAAACTCTTTTTCTTTCAGATCAAGAACAGAAGAGATGAATATACTATCTTCTCTTTGTAGAAGAATTGTACTTTTTCCTTCTAATATATCTTTAGGACAGAAAGTGGTCATTTCGGGTAGTCCGGTTGCATTCTTTCTGAAGATGGTGGCACTATTTACGAATGCATCTTCTTTCAGTCCGTCAGCCTTTTCAAGCAGAGTTCTAAGATTCATGTCTTTGGTAAGAGCATAGGCTCCCGGACGATAAACAGCTCCGGCTATTTGAACACGGTTGGTGTAACGATTCAAAATCTCACCTACCTTGTATTCATCTCCGGGTTCGGTTTTAAATATCTTGAATTCATCATAAGCGATATCAATAACAGACTTTTCTTTCAATGTGTTTCTGTTAGCTGTAATGCGTTCGCGGTAAGCTTTTTCTGTAAATCCACCGGCAAATTCGATAAGTTCTTTGAGCGTTTCTCCGGGTTTCATTTCAAAAATAGCCGGATTTTTAACCTCACCGGTGATTGTTACACGATTGCGATAAGGGAGTACTTTGATAGCGTCCTGATCATGAAGGCGAAGATTACTTTGTTTGCCGTAAACCAGGAAATCATATAAGTCAATGGTTGCAATCACTTTACTGTTACGAATCACCTGGATGTCACGGAATGACCCACTTTCCTTGGGACCGCCCGACTGATAAAGAGCATTGAATACAGTAGCTAATGATGGTATTGTATATGAGCCGGGATAAACAATTTCACCAATAACATTTACCGTGATACTGCGGATATCTCCTAATGCGATACTAACAAATGTATTTCCTGCAGAAATTCCTCCATAAACTCTGGCAAGTCGTGATTTAATTATTTTCTTAGCCTCTTCAATAGTTAATCCTCCAACAGAGATTACACCGACATTGGGGATTCTGATATTTCCTTCCGGGCTGACATTTACTTTATGACTGACTTCCGATACCCCATAGACATCAATGAGTAATTCGTCATCAGGACCTAATATGTAGTTTTGAGGAGTCGCTAATCTCAGGTTGGGCTCAAATGATAGATTAACGTCTTTGAAGATAGAGGCTCCGAAGATTTTGGGTTTAGCAGCTTTGATGGAATCCTGTTTTGCTAAATAAGCTTCGTAATATTTTGCTTTTTCAGGATCGAACCGGAATTCTTCCGGCATTTGGTTTTCGTCAGATGTAGAAATTCGTTTTTTTGCTCCGCCTAATTTGTCATTGTATTTGACGATTCTTTTTTTGAGTTTGGCGATCTCTTCTTTGGATGCACCTTTAGCAGTGGCATATTGGTCCAGTTGATTCATAGAGACACCTTCCGATTGCATTTTAGAGACAATATCCTGAACCTGTTGCTCACTCAAATCGTCGGTGTTCAAATTCTTTAAAAGATCTAAGGATTGCGCTTGTATGACATTAAAACAAATCAGAGCAAAGAGTAAACATACGATTTTCTTCATAGGAACTATTATAAACTTTTGAGATATTAGAACGGTAAAACTACTGATCTAATTGTGTTTTGATGAAAATAATCTATTGTGGTAATTTTTCCACGTCAAAATTAATACAATTATTCCAAAAAGGAACGGGAAGTTGAGTCTCTTAGTTCTATGAATTGATGAGATTAGTTTCCAATGGTTTTTTAATCTGAAAGATAACAGACAGTTGCCTGAGATTTATCGTTGAATGAAATGTCAATTTTTTATTCAAACTTTCCCCATCATCTTCAGATATTGCTCCAGTCTTTCCGGCTGTTGCGTGCCGATAAGGATTTTCTTTCCCGTTTTGAGATAGAGTTGCAGACCTTTGTTGCCGGAGAGGTTGATGGCCTTGCCGCTTTTGCGTCCGTATTTGAGTCCCCAGCCGCTGTATTCACCCATTGGGTTGTAGGTGCGGACTTCGCAACGCTCAATCAGCATCCACGGGATTTTGCGGAAAGTCAGATGAAACGGAAAGAGTTTGTACGAGATGTTGAATTCGTCAATGATGGTCGTCAGCTTCATGGTTTTGAAGAAGAGGGTCATCAGCGCGGAGAGGGATGAGAATATTGCGATGGTTTCCGGACGTAATGCCTTAGTTGTAGCCAACTCTATAAGGACAATAAAAACGAATAGGAAAGCGACGAGCAGTCCGATCCAAAGCCAGACGTACTTGATTTCCTGAGTTTCTTTGTAGCGCATAGGATTATAATTGTCTTTTTTGTTTTCTGGCTTTTATAACCGATTTTTTTATTCCCAGTTTTTGGCCCCAAGTGGCTAAATCTGAATTAGGGTCGATCATTTGTTCGTCCATTTCTTTTTTTGTTAACCCTCTAAAATTCTTTATTGTGATATGAATGCTTCTTGACATGGTTTGAATGCTTTTATTCAGAGGGTGACCCGAAGTCACCCTCTGAATGGATTATAAATTTACTGCCCCTCACTCTTTTTCGCCTCCTCCGCTTTCTGGTTGGCAGCACGGGTAGCGGCGGCCTTGGCGGAAGAGAGGGATTGGGTGATGAGATTGTTGATGGTGGCGATAAGAGGTGTGAATTCCGGCATCGAAGGTTCGAGCAGGGAGATCAGAGAGAAGAGATTCTTCAATGCCTTGATCAGATCTGGTCGGGTAATCGTCAGAGTTGGCAAGTCGGTTGGCGCGTTGGCAGCGCTTTCGGCAACTCCCTTTTCATACGCCACCTGAGCAGCCTCCATCTCCCCGAACCATTCCGAAAGATTCAGAAGCGTCATTTCGGCAGCATAATTGTTGCGGAGATCATTCATCAGATTAGCCAAAGCCGCTGTTTCGGCTTTGTCGCCCAACGCGTGTGCACTCCAGTCATAGCGTCGGATCACGGATAGAATCTTCAGGGCAGCTTCCCGTTTTTCAACGTTGGCTCGGTGGCTCCAGGCCTCCGTACAGAATCGGAATGCCAGAAAACCTTCGTCCCGGATTTCATCCAGATTCCGAAGAATCGGGGTGGCACTGTTTTTACTTTCCCGCTTAAAAGCAAGGTCGAATTTCTCAAAAGCCTGTCCTGCTACATTGATCAAAGGCTTCACCGGCGAAGCATCTGTCAGATTTAATCCGTTGCAGGCAGTCATAACCCGTTGCGTCAACGTGTATAATTCGTCGTTGGGCAACAATGAATAATTAAATGTCTCAATCATAGTTTTTTTCTTTATCAGTTAAACAAAAATGAGAATTTCAATCATTATCATCCTCTTGGGACGGGTTTAGGCTAAATCGAAACAGTAAAATTTATCTCTGGCAAATCCGGATGTCGGAATTTTTCGTTTTTTTCGTGCCTGGCTGATTCAGTTGTCTCCCCAAACGTTTTTTTTCGTGTCCGGGAAATTCCAAAGTCGGAAAAAAGAGTTTTTTTTGCCTCTGGCGCGCGCCAGCCTCAAAAAAAACTGTTTTTTGAGACCCGGAATCCAGCCAGAGTGGAAATTGACGGTTTATTTTGACTTCGGAATTTCCCAGGGGCAAAATTTACGGGAAAATTCCTCAAATCTATCCCAGTTTGTCAGATCTTTAACCTCAATCTCACATAATCAAACTGCAAATTCTCAGTTTTATCGACTTTTGCTCGTTTGATGACAAGACAAGAATCATTTTCCCATTTTACTTCATCCGGCCCCCAATCTAAGATTTCTTTTTCAAATACTTTATCAAAACCTCCATTTTTTTCTTTGTAGAGTTGGATTCCATTTTCTTCAAAACAAGCAATTAAGTCGGATGAAGCACAGACAAAGTATTTTTTACTTGGAGAAAATAAAGGCGGTTCCCATAATTCCATTTTCGTCCCATTCTTTAGATTTATAAATAACTCATAAGAGTACTCTGAATATTGTGCATTTACATGGACATATGGAATATGACTAAGAGTTTTTATATATTCATGATAGAAAGGTGAATGTTGCTCTGTCGAATCATTTTTCAAAAATATGATTTGATTGTTTTGTAAATGAATTTTGATACCCTCTTTAGTCTGTTTTATTCGGTTTGTATCGAGCGGAATTGTGTCTTGATCCGATGGGTATTTGTAATGAACCGAATTATAATAGTTTTCGCTGATGGAATCCAGTGCGTAAACCTTGCCGTTAATCATTAATGTATCGAATGGTGGACGAACATCAGCCTTTGGTAAATCTGCTTTTTTATGGTTACATGCAGTTGTTAGTATAATCAATAGGGTGGGGATGAATAATATTTTCATTGGCGGATTCTGATTTTTGTTATTCCAACAGTCGATATTATGTCTATACAAGTGATTCCGATATTCCTTAACTGCAAATGTAAAAGAATCTTTCTAATTCCCTGATTGCATTTGATGAAAAATCCTACGAAGTGGTAAAATTTGAATAAAGGTGGGTGTGCTATACCAGACAGGTTTTCAAAACCTGTCTGATGTTAGAATAACCCGATTTCCCCTGTTAATAATCCGCAACATCCCAAGGCATTGATTTTTTACCTGCCCGAAAAGGCGTAAATTTGCGTTTCTGAAAAAACAACGCTATGAACGAGCAAGAAGTGATCGAGGTATTGGGCGCCCGCGTCCACAACCTCAAAAATATAGATGTGACGATTCCGCACAACAGCTTTACCATCATTACCGGGTTGAGCGGCAGCGGTAAATCGTCGCTGGCATTCGATACCATCTTTGCCGAAGGGCAGCGCCGCTACATCGAGACCTTCTCGTCGTATGCGCGTAATTTCCTCGGTAATCTGGAGCGACCGGATGTGGATAAAATCTCCGGCCTCTGCCCGGTGATCTCCATCGAGCAAAAGACCACCAACAATTCCCCTCGCTCAACCGTGGGAACGACTACCGAGATTTACGACTTTCTCCGTCTGCTTTTTGCCCGCGCCGGTGAGGCCTATTCATACAATACCGGCGAGAAGATGGTGAAATACACCGAAGAGCAAATCCTCGAACTGATCCTGGAGCGCTACATCGGCAAGAAGATTTACATCCTCACACCATTGGTACGTAACCGCAAAGGACATTACAAGGAACTCTTCGAAAACCTGCGCAAGAAAGGCTATCTCAACGTTCGTATTGACGGTGAAATCCGCGAAATCCTGCCCGGACTCAAGCTCGACCGTTATAAAAACCACAGCATCGAATTGCTGATCGATAAGCTTCTGGTGTCGAACAAAGACGAGCAACGTCTCAAACAGAGCGTTCGCACCGCGATGAAACAGGGCGAAGGACTGATGATGGTGTTGATGCCCGACACGGGTGATCTTCGCCACTACAGCCGCCAGCTGATGTGTCCTTCGACCGGACTTTCGTATGGCGAACCGGCACCGCACAACTTCTCATTCAATTCCCCGCAGGGAGCTTGTCCAAAGTGTAAGGGATTGGGCATTATCAATCAAATCGATCAGGAAAAAATCATTCCGAATCCCGATAAAAGCATTCACAACGGTGGAATTGTGCCGCTTGGCAGCTACCGTCAGACCACGATATTCTGGCAAATCGAAGCCATTGCCGAAAAGTACGGCTTTGCACTAAAAACTCCGATTAAGGATATTCCCGACGAGGCGTTGGAGGAAATCCTCTACGGAACCGACGAGCGTCTTTCGATTAAAAATCATGTGTTAGGAGTAAATTCCAACTTGTTCCTCAGTTATGACGGAGTGGTGAAATACATCGAGATGCAGCAGGAGAGCAGCGCTTCGGCCACGGGACAAAAGTGGGCTAACCAGTTTGTCAAAGTCTCCACCTGTCCCGAATGTAAAGGTTACCGGCTCAATCAAGAGGCGATGCATTATCGTATAGCCAATAAAAATATTTCGGAACTGGCTGAGATGGATATTTCGGAGCTTAATCTGTGGCTTGCTAACGTCGAAGACCAGCTGAATGACAAACAACGGCTCATTGCTATCGAGATTCTGAAGGAAATCCGTTCCCGCCTGAGCTTTTTGCTCGATGTGGGCTTGAATTACCTTTCGCTCAACCGTTCCTCGCAATCGCTTTCGGGTGGAGAGAGCCAGCGCATTCGTCTGGCTACACAAATCGGTTCGCAACTCGTAAATGTGCTTTACATTCTCGATGAGCCGAGTATCGGACTTCACCAGCGCGATAATGACCGTCTGATTCATTCGCTCAAGCAACTCCGAGATACCGGCAACAGCGTGGTAGTTGTGGAGCACGACAAGGATATGATGCTCAGTGCCGATTATGTCATCGACATGGGGCCGAAAGCCGGAAGGCTGGGAGGGGAGGTCGTCTTTTCCGGAACTCCACAGGAGATGCTGAAGCAACATACGCTCACCTCGGCCTATCTCAATGGTGAAATGGAAATTGCCGTGCCGAAAGAACGTCGTGCAGGCAATGGCAAGTCCATTCTTTTGAAAGGGGCAAAAGGACACAATCTCAAAAACGTAGATGTGGAATTTCCTTTGGGTAAATTGATATGTGTGGCGGGAGTTTCCGGTAGCGGCAAGTCCAGTCTGATCAACGGGACACTACAACCGATCATCAGTCAGAAGTTCTACCGT belongs to Parabacteroides sp. FAFU027 and includes:
- a CDS encoding DUF6261 family protein, which encodes MIETFNYSLLPNDELYTLTQRVMTACNGLNLTDASPVKPLINVAGQAFEKFDLAFKRESKNSATPILRNLDEIRDEGFLAFRFCTEAWSHRANVEKREAALKILSVIRRYDWSAHALGDKAETAALANLMNDLRNNYAAEMTLLNLSEWFGEMEAAQVAYEKGVAESAANAPTDLPTLTITRPDLIKALKNLFSLISLLEPSMPEFTPLIATINNLITQSLSSAKAAATRAANQKAEEAKKSEGQ
- a CDS encoding DUF6141 family protein gives rise to the protein MRYKETQEIKYVWLWIGLLVAFLFVFIVLIELATTKALRPETIAIFSSLSALMTLFFKTMKLTTIIDEFNISYKLFPFHLTFRKIPWMLIERCEVRTYNPMGEYSGWGLKYGRKSGKAINLSGNKGLQLYLKTGKKILIGTQQPERLEQYLKMMGKV
- a CDS encoding SLBB domain-containing protein, with protein sequence MKKIVCLLFALICFNVIQAQSLDLLKNLNTDDLSEQQVQDIVSKMQSEGVSMNQLDQYATAKGASKEEIAKLKKRIVKYNDKLGGAKKRISTSDENQMPEEFRFDPEKAKYYEAYLAKQDSIKAAKPKIFGASIFKDVNLSFEPNLRLATPQNYILGPDDELLIDVYGVSEVSHKVNVSPEGNIRIPNVGVISVGGLTIEEAKKIIKSRLARVYGGISAGNTFVSIALGDIRSITVNVIGEIVYPGSYTIPSLATVFNALYQSGGPKESGSFRDIQVIRNSKVIATIDLYDFLVYGKQSNLRLHDQDAIKVLPYRNRVTITGEVKNPAIFEMKPGETLKELIEFAGGFTEKAYRERITANRNTLKEKSVIDIAYDEFKIFKTEPGDEYKVGEILNRYTNRVQIAGAVYRPGAYALTKDMNLRTLLEKADGLKEDAFVNSATIFRKNATGLPEMTTFCPKDILEGKSTILLQREDSIFISSVLDLKEKEFVYISGEVMNPGRFPFAEGMSLKDIILMSNGFKNTANVGEIEIYRQITDENILNKNINKAESFKIRMDKNLSLEQTASFKLKREDRVMIRPIFGFENMKDVKIEGEVRSAGSYVITSKNQRISDLIKLAGGLTNYAYPEGAFLIRKLESNESQKKLLEDISGSISSKVIKKGNEIDSLRVKKEILNETQTVAINLEKILKKPGSDYDLKLEAGDVLSIPKSLETVTINGEVLRPNTVRYQKGKSFGFYVNNAGGYSTNAKTSKSYIIHANGSVEVTTCFLGLKFYPKVKPGSRIIVPEKPVRKSMTTAETVAISTSLVSVLAILLSVIKSF
- a CDS encoding Wzz/FepE/Etk N-terminal domain-containing protein, yielding MEENIINEDGEISIKDLIKHFKDVKRLIRKKSITISIIIALSAAIGLTISLTTKPKYTASLSFAVEDDEKASGISNLASQFGFSLGGSSSGAFGGDNLFELFTSHYLIEKTLLSPITIDNQKTNLLNLYIKTYELDEKWKKSKFKEIRELNFPIDQKQETFSRPQDSIIKLIYGQILKKPLLTVSRRSKKLSIGDISFVSENEALSKYFVENLTQVTTQFYVDTKTKITRQNYETLKHQTDSIKAELDRAVSQRAFMADNLLNAVKPSAGIGLAKKQTDIQVSANAYIEMKKNLEMLKISLGRETPLIQIIDAPIFPLEKIRIGKIKGTAIGFTVGCFISFIYIIGLLIIEKLRSQIV
- the uvrA gene encoding excinuclease ABC subunit UvrA — translated: MNEQEVIEVLGARVHNLKNIDVTIPHNSFTIITGLSGSGKSSLAFDTIFAEGQRRYIETFSSYARNFLGNLERPDVDKISGLCPVISIEQKTTNNSPRSTVGTTTEIYDFLRLLFARAGEAYSYNTGEKMVKYTEEQILELILERYIGKKIYILTPLVRNRKGHYKELFENLRKKGYLNVRIDGEIREILPGLKLDRYKNHSIELLIDKLLVSNKDEQRLKQSVRTAMKQGEGLMMVLMPDTGDLRHYSRQLMCPSTGLSYGEPAPHNFSFNSPQGACPKCKGLGIINQIDQEKIIPNPDKSIHNGGIVPLGSYRQTTIFWQIEAIAEKYGFALKTPIKDIPDEALEEILYGTDERLSIKNHVLGVNSNLFLSYDGVVKYIEMQQESSASATGQKWANQFVKVSTCPECKGYRLNQEAMHYRIANKNISELAEMDISELNLWLANVEDQLNDKQRLIAIEILKEIRSRLSFLLDVGLNYLSLNRSSQSLSGGESQRIRLATQIGSQLVNVLYILDEPSIGLHQRDNDRLIHSLKQLRDTGNSVVVVEHDKDMMLSADYVIDMGPKAGRLGGEVVFSGTPQEMLKQHTLTSAYLNGEMEIAVPKERRAGNGKSILLKGAKGHNLKNVDVEFPLGKLICVAGVSGSGKSSLINGTLQPIISQKFYRSLQDPLEYETIEGIEHIDKIVTVDQSPLGRTPRSNPATYTGVFSDIRNLFVGMPEAKIRGYKPGRFSFNVAGGRCETCSGNGYKTIEMNFLPDVLVPCEDCHGKRYNRETLEVRFKGKSIADVLDMTIDAAVDFFENIPSILQKVKVLQDVGLGYIRLGQPSTTLSGGESQRVKLATELAKRDTGKTLYILDEPTTGLHFEDINVLMGVINRLVDKGNTMIIIEHNIDVIKCADYIIDMGPEGGRGGGELLCAGTPEEICAKYDTFTTKYLKQELH